In Clostridium sp. DL-VIII, the following proteins share a genomic window:
- a CDS encoding non-ribosomal peptide synthetase yields MSKNENAILSMDKFRKELNYWNEKLKNGIEKLDIPIPTKNKNDDYKISNIEISIPKELSNKIIKIGRDADLQIFIVLNSILKALFYKVAGKDNITFMTPVLKNSKVDMFNKAILLNDILDDNMNFKRILTEIKNTISDGYNNSGYPLDKILESNGLNIENIDSVVNVGAIYENIHELKYINKYKFELMFVFVKEDNEIKIKLRYDENKFEKVYIESFLKRYIIIAENLFSDYDMQLKDLSILLNEEKNKLLNEFNKIEADYQKDKTIQEVFQEQVEKAPDNIAVVYEDKKLTYKELNEKSNSLARVLREKGVKADTIVGIMLDRSLEMMISIMGILKAGGAYLPIDPEYPEDRIKYMLEDSETKILLTQKNLLGNINYDGEVIDLEDSKLYEKENGNLDNLSKSNNLAYVIYTSGTTGKPKGVLIEHRNVMSLINALFESIYKNYKVKINVALVAPYVFDASVKQIFPCLALGNALFIVPKDTRLDGNLLLKYYEHNRIDVSDGTPMHINMLINSAELNNVGMNVKRFIIGGDALKVKAVENFYNTFNSNETIITNIYGPTECCVDSTAYHIDRMKVGKLHTIPIGKPINNSKIYILGKNNSLLPVGVAGELCITGNGLSRGYLNKEDLTREKFVDNPYEPGRKMYRTGDLARWLPDGNIEYLGRADNQVKIRGFRIEIGEIENQLSKLKEIKEAVVVAKSDNNGDKYLCGYITAEQEVAITSIKEELSKELPAYMIPNYMLQIDKIPLTTNGKIDKKALPEIDMAQMLETEYEAPGNEIEEKLVEIWEEVLDRKHVGINDNYFDLGGHSLKAVLIISKIKKELKVEIKVRELFENPTIKALGMIIESSEKKEYITINKAEEKEFYKASSAEKRIFTLWQMDKLNTVYNIPIIVEIEEQIDNKRVEKALNELVKRHEALRTSFHVVNGEIVQKIEKEWKLDYKYEEASEKTAKESINNFIKPFDLTKAPLIRSKLVKCEDKKYIFMLDVHHIVTDGVSNGILMKEFVELYIGEKLKEPQLQYKDYSEWQSDLEKEGVIKRQEEYWLNRLSGELPILNVVTDYERPNVQSYEGDRIGFSINKDLKEKLNNTAKETGTTLYMILLAAYNVMLSKYSGQEDIIVGTAQAGRSQAELADTVGMFVNTIALRNYPSGNKTFREFLEELKNNTLRDFENLDYQFDDLVNKLNLKRDISRNPLFDVMFVLENMNSGVDENAMKFKPIDIESELTIAKFDLTLAGVETDNGMNFSLEYCTKLFKNETIERMKEHYINILNSITSKLDSKIYEMNIMSVEEKNKLLHEFNKIRAEYKKDKTIQELFEEQVKKAPNNIAVVYEDKKLTYKELNEKSNALARVLREKGVKSDTIVGIMVDRSLEMMIAIMGILKAGGAYLPIDPEYPEDRIKYMLEDSKTKILLTQNKLLESIKYDVETIDLEDSKLYEKENSNLDKIIKSNNLAYVIYTSGTTGKPKGVLIEHRNVISLINALFESIYKNYKSKLNVALVSPYVFDASVKQIFPCLALGNTLFIVPKDTRLDGNLLLKYYDYNGVDVSDGTPMHINMLINSAELNNAKLNVKQFIIGGDAFSIKVVENFYNTFNSSKIVLTNIYGPTECCVDSTAYHINDIEQIKNSKRIPIGKPIINSNIFIVDKNRSLLPIGVAGELCISGDGLSRGYLNKEELTKEKFVDNPFEPGTKMYRTGDLARWLPDGNIEYLGRIDNQVKIRGFRIEIGEIENQLSKLKEIKEAVVVAKSDNNGDKYLCGYITAEQEVAITSIKEELSKELPAYMIPSYIVQIDKLPLTTNGKLDRKSLPEIDIAQVLEAKYEAPENEIQEKLVEIWEEVLDRNHIGINDNYFDLGGHSLKAVLIVAKIKREFEIEIKVREIFENSNIKALSAIIEKADKKEYITIKKAEEKDFYKASSAEKRIFTLWEMDKSNTVYNVPMILEIKEKLNEKKVEIVLNELIRRHEALRTSFEVIDGEIVQRIHKEWKLEFQYEEANKKVIKERIKKFIRPFDLAKAPLIRSKLIKCKDKKYIFMLDVHHIVTDGVSMGILMKEFMELYVGENLREPQLQYKDYSEWQNNLEESGVIKKQEEYWLNRLSGELPVLDIIADYERPKVQSYEGNRINFTVNKELKEKLNNIAKETGTTLYMVLLAAYNVMLARYSGQEDVIVGTVQAGRSQAELADTVGMFVNTVALRNYPERNKTFKEFLKELKDNTLRDFENLDYQFDDLVNKLDFKRDISRNPLFDVMFVIENMDLGIEENSMKAKVVESELTISKFDLILAGAEAEEGINFSLEYCTKLFKEETIERMKEHYINILTYVAGKLENRICEIDLISPEEKDKLLNAFNRTKAENPKNKTIVDLFEEQVEKTPDNIVVVYKNKKLTYKELNEKSNALARILRGKGVEAETIVGIMVDRSLEMIIGIMGILKAGGAYLPIDLEYPEDRIKYMLEDSGTRILLTQNKLLESISYGVEAIDLEDNKLYEVENSNLGTIGKLNDLAYVIYTSGTTGKPKGVMVEQKALVNLCLWHNENYEVTEIDRATKYAGFGFDASVWEIFPYIIAGAALHIIDKSIMLDKAALNKYYEDNKITISFLPTQMCEEFMNLENKSLRKLLTGADKLKVYKEQTYELINNYGPTENAVVTTSFKVDKNYNNIPIGKPIRNSKIYILGVNNSLMPIGTGGELCVSGDGLARGYLNREELTKEKFVANPFEPGTKMYRTGDLARWLPDGNIEYLGRIDNQVKIRGFRIEIGEIENQLLKIKDIKEALVVANNDENGEKYLCGYVTSEQKVEIAAIKEELSKEIPSYMVPSYMLQIEKLPLTPNGKIDRKALPPIDISAYKKEYVAPRNELEKTIVKMFKDVLGIKKIGTYDEFTLLGGTSILAIRLVYELNKKGIRIDLKTIFSCQSPSKIAEYIKAQNDKMAEGENRIVAKLRTSDSKLKSNLIMLPPAGGTIMGYMDMANSAKGIGDIYALEDPRLSGKEDNYSNNDEKLVKEYVSAVKSVFRPGIDYIGGHSFGGNLAFKITSELEKQGISPKGLVIIDSLPENNPDTNAYFKMSDEKLKAMVVVSVMEELLEIEETELAKMKTLTYEEVKEYLREKAKDDMMLNALLNESFLDLYVKVHTDNIRMYNEAELVEGVLAIPIIVFKASQSKSNWEKYTNWTKYTNKNCQIIEVPGKHISMLRSPNVETMINHLEKIISNID; encoded by the coding sequence ATGAGTAAGAATGAAAATGCCATACTTTCTATGGATAAATTTAGAAAAGAATTAAATTATTGGAATGAAAAATTAAAGAATGGTATTGAAAAATTAGACATTCCAATACCAACTAAAAATAAGAATGATGACTATAAAATAAGTAATATAGAGATAAGTATTCCAAAGGAGTTATCGAATAAAATTATTAAAATAGGCAGAGATGCAGATTTGCAAATATTCATAGTATTAAATTCTATTTTAAAAGCTCTTTTTTATAAAGTTGCAGGTAAAGATAACATAACTTTCATGACTCCAGTATTGAAGAATAGTAAAGTGGATATGTTTAATAAAGCCATATTATTAAATGATATATTAGATGATAATATGAATTTTAAACGAATCCTAACTGAAATTAAGAATACTATTTCAGATGGATATAACAATAGTGGATATCCACTAGATAAAATCCTAGAGAGCAATGGATTAAATATTGAAAATATAGATTCTGTAGTTAATGTTGGAGCTATATATGAAAATATTCATGAGTTAAAATACATAAATAAATATAAGTTTGAGTTAATGTTTGTATTTGTAAAAGAAGATAATGAAATAAAAATTAAGCTTAGATACGATGAAAATAAATTTGAAAAAGTATATATAGAAAGTTTCTTAAAGAGATATATAATTATTGCTGAAAATTTATTCAGTGATTATGATATGCAGTTAAAGGATTTATCAATATTACTAAATGAAGAAAAAAATAAACTATTAAATGAGTTTAATAAAATAGAGGCAGACTACCAAAAAGATAAAACAATACAAGAGGTGTTTCAGGAACAGGTAGAAAAAGCACCAGATAATATAGCAGTAGTATATGAGGATAAGAAATTAACTTATAAAGAACTAAATGAAAAATCAAATTCTCTAGCAAGGGTATTAAGAGAAAAAGGTGTTAAAGCAGATACTATAGTTGGAATAATGTTAGATAGATCTTTAGAGATGATGATATCAATAATGGGGATATTAAAAGCAGGAGGAGCATATTTACCAATAGATCCTGAATATCCGGAAGATAGAATAAAGTATATGCTGGAAGATAGTGAGACAAAAATCCTTTTAACACAAAAGAATTTATTGGGAAACATAAACTATGATGGAGAAGTTATAGATTTAGAAGATAGTAAATTATATGAAAAAGAGAATGGTAATTTAGATAATTTAAGTAAATCAAACAATTTAGCATATGTTATATATACTTCTGGTACTACTGGAAAACCAAAAGGTGTATTAATAGAACATAGAAATGTTATGAGTTTAATAAATGCATTATTTGAGTCTATATATAAAAATTATAAAGTTAAGATAAATGTAGCACTAGTGGCTCCATATGTTTTTGACGCGTCCGTAAAGCAGATATTTCCATGCTTAGCACTAGGAAATGCTCTTTTCATTGTTCCTAAGGATACAAGATTAGATGGTAATTTATTATTAAAATATTATGAGCATAATAGAATAGATGTTTCAGATGGAACACCAATGCATATTAATATGCTTATTAATAGTGCTGAACTAAATAATGTAGGAATGAATGTTAAGCGTTTTATAATAGGTGGAGATGCTTTAAAGGTTAAAGCTGTTGAAAACTTCTATAATACATTTAATTCAAATGAAACAATTATTACTAACATATATGGCCCAACAGAATGCTGTGTTGATTCTACCGCCTATCATATTGATAGGATGAAGGTAGGAAAGTTACATACAATACCAATAGGAAAGCCTATAAATAATTCTAAAATATATATATTGGGAAAAAATAATTCATTATTGCCAGTTGGAGTAGCTGGAGAATTATGTATCACAGGAAATGGGCTTTCAAGGGGATATTTAAATAAAGAAGATTTAACAAGAGAAAAGTTTGTAGATAATCCATATGAGCCAGGAAGGAAAATGTACAGAACTGGAGATTTAGCAAGATGGCTTCCAGATGGAAATATAGAATATTTAGGAAGAGCAGATAATCAAGTAAAAATAAGAGGGTTTAGAATAGAAATTGGAGAAATAGAAAATCAGCTTTCGAAATTAAAAGAGATAAAGGAAGCGGTAGTTGTAGCTAAGAGCGATAATAATGGAGATAAGTATCTTTGCGGATATATAACAGCAGAACAAGAAGTAGCAATAACATCAATAAAAGAAGAACTTTCAAAAGAACTACCAGCATATATGATACCTAATTATATGCTGCAGATAGATAAAATTCCTCTAACAACTAATGGAAAGATAGATAAGAAAGCACTTCCAGAAATAGATATGGCACAAATGCTGGAAACTGAATATGAAGCGCCAGGAAATGAAATAGAGGAAAAGCTAGTAGAAATATGGGAAGAAGTTCTAGATAGAAAACATGTAGGTATCAATGATAATTATTTTGATTTAGGTGGTCATTCATTAAAAGCAGTATTAATAATATCAAAAATAAAGAAAGAATTAAAAGTAGAAATAAAGGTAAGAGAGTTATTTGAAAATCCTACTATAAAAGCTTTAGGGATGATAATAGAAAGCTCAGAGAAAAAGGAATACATAACAATAAACAAAGCAGAAGAAAAGGAATTTTATAAAGCATCTTCAGCAGAAAAAAGAATATTTACACTATGGCAGATGGATAAATTAAATACTGTTTATAATATTCCAATTATAGTAGAAATAGAAGAACAAATTGATAATAAAAGGGTAGAAAAAGCATTAAATGAATTAGTAAAGAGGCATGAAGCTTTAAGAACAAGCTTTCACGTAGTAAATGGTGAGATAGTACAAAAGATAGAGAAAGAATGGAAATTGGATTATAAATATGAAGAAGCAAGTGAGAAAACTGCTAAAGAAAGTATAAACAATTTTATTAAGCCATTTGATTTAACAAAAGCACCACTAATAAGAAGCAAATTAGTAAAATGTGAAGATAAAAAGTACATATTCATGCTGGATGTTCATCACATAGTAACAGATGGAGTGTCTAATGGAATACTAATGAAGGAATTTGTTGAATTGTATATAGGTGAAAAATTGAAGGAGCCTCAATTACAATACAAAGATTATTCAGAGTGGCAAAGTGATTTGGAGAAAGAGGGCGTAATAAAAAGACAGGAAGAATATTGGTTAAATAGATTAAGTGGAGAACTTCCAATATTAAATGTTGTAACGGATTATGAGAGACCAAATGTTCAAAGTTATGAAGGTGATAGAATAGGTTTTTCTATAAATAAAGACTTGAAGGAAAAATTGAACAATACAGCAAAAGAAACTGGAACAACACTATACATGATTCTTTTAGCCGCATACAATGTGATGTTATCAAAATACAGTGGACAGGAAGATATTATAGTAGGAACAGCACAAGCAGGAAGATCACAGGCAGAACTTGCGGATACTGTAGGGATGTTTGTAAATACAATAGCACTTAGAAATTATCCAAGTGGAAACAAAACTTTTAGAGAATTCTTAGAAGAACTAAAAAATAATACTCTAAGAGACTTTGAAAATCTTGATTATCAATTTGATGATTTAGTTAATAAGCTAAATCTAAAGAGAGATATAAGTAGAAATCCTTTGTTTGATGTAATGTTTGTACTTGAAAACATGAATTCTGGTGTGGATGAAAATGCTATGAAATTTAAGCCTATTGATATTGAATCAGAGTTAACTATAGCAAAATTTGACTTAACACTAGCTGGAGTAGAAACGGATAATGGGATGAATTTTAGCTTAGAGTATTGTACTAAGTTATTTAAAAATGAAACTATAGAGAGAATGAAAGAACATTATATTAATATATTAAATTCCATAACCTCTAAGTTAGATAGTAAAATATATGAAATGAATATAATGAGTGTAGAGGAAAAGAATAAGTTACTCCATGAGTTTAATAAAATAAGAGCAGAGTACAAAAAGGATAAGACAATACAAGAATTATTTGAAGAACAAGTGAAGAAGGCTCCTAATAATATAGCAGTAGTATATGAAGATAAGAAATTGACATATAAAGAGCTAAATGAAAAATCCAATGCTCTAGCAAGAGTTTTAAGAGAAAAAGGTGTTAAATCAGACACTATAGTTGGAATAATGGTAGATAGATCCTTAGAGATGATGATAGCAATAATGGGAATATTAAAAGCAGGAGGAGCCTATTTGCCAATAGACCCTGAATATCCTGAAGATAGAATAAAGTATATGCTGGAAGATAGTAAGACAAAAATCCTTCTGACACAAAATAAATTACTAGAAAGCATAAAATATGATGTAGAGACTATAGATTTAGAAGATAGTAAATTATATGAAAAGGAAAATAGTAATCTAGATAAAATAATAAAATCAAATAATTTAGCATATGTTATATACACTTCAGGTACTACTGGAAAGCCAAAGGGTGTATTGATTGAACATAGAAATGTTATAAGTTTGATAAATGCATTGTTTGAGTCTATATATAAAAATTATAAATCAAAGTTAAATGTAGCATTAGTGTCTCCATATGTGTTTGATGCGTCTGTAAAGCAGATATTCCCATGTTTAGCACTAGGAAATACTCTTTTCATTGTTCCGAAGGATACAAGACTAGATGGTAATTTATTATTAAAGTATTATGACTATAATGGAGTGGATGTTTCTGATGGAACACCAATGCATATTAACATGTTAATTAATAGTGCTGAGTTAAATAATGCAAAGTTAAATGTTAAGCAATTTATTATAGGTGGAGATGCATTTTCAATTAAAGTTGTTGAAAATTTCTACAATACATTTAATTCTAGCAAGATAGTTCTTACTAATATATATGGGCCAACAGAATGCTGTGTTGATTCTACAGCTTATCATATTAATGATATAGAACAGATAAAAAATTCAAAGAGAATACCTATAGGAAAACCTATAATAAATTCTAATATATTTATTGTAGATAAAAATAGAAGTTTGCTGCCAATAGGGGTTGCGGGAGAACTATGTATTTCTGGAGATGGGCTTTCAAGAGGATATTTAAATAAAGAAGAACTAACAAAAGAAAAGTTTGTAGATAATCCATTTGAGCCGGGCACTAAAATGTATAGAACAGGAGATTTGGCAAGATGGCTTCCAGATGGAAACATAGAATATCTAGGAAGAATAGATAATCAAGTAAAAATAAGAGGTTTTAGAATAGAAATTGGAGAAATAGAAAATCAGCTTTCAAAGTTAAAAGAAATAAAGGAAGCGGTAGTTGTAGCTAAGAGCGATAATAATGGAGACAAGTATCTTTGCGGCTATATAACAGCAGAACAAGAAGTAGCAATAACATCAATAAAAGAAGAACTTTCAAAAGAATTACCAGCTTATATGATACCTAGTTATATTGTGCAGATAGATAAGTTACCATTAACGACTAATGGTAAGCTTGATAGGAAATCATTGCCGGAAATTGATATTGCACAAGTTTTAGAAGCTAAATATGAGGCACCAGAAAATGAAATACAAGAAAAGCTAGTAGAAATATGGGAGGAAGTCTTAGATAGAAATCATATAGGTATTAATGATAATTATTTCGATTTAGGTGGTCATTCTTTAAAAGCAGTATTAATTGTAGCAAAAATCAAGAGAGAATTTGAGATAGAAATAAAGGTAAGAGAAATATTTGAAAATTCTAATATAAAAGCTTTAAGTGCAATAATAGAAAAAGCAGATAAAAAAGAATATATTACAATAAAGAAAGCAGAAGAGAAGGACTTTTATAAAGCATCTTCAGCAGAAAAGAGAATATTTACATTATGGGAAATGGATAAATCTAATACTGTTTATAATGTTCCAATGATATTAGAAATAAAAGAGAAGCTGAATGAGAAGAAAGTAGAAATAGTATTAAATGAATTAATAAGAAGACATGAGGCATTAAGAACTAGTTTTGAGGTTATAGATGGAGAAATAGTACAAAGAATTCATAAAGAATGGAAACTAGAGTTTCAATATGAAGAAGCAAATAAAAAAGTAATCAAGGAGAGAATAAAGAAGTTTATTAGACCATTTGATTTAGCGAAAGCACCATTAATACGAAGTAAACTAATAAAATGCAAAGATAAGAAATATATATTCATGTTGGATGTCCATCATATAGTAACAGATGGTGTGTCTATGGGTATATTAATGAAGGAATTTATGGAATTGTATGTAGGTGAGAACCTAAGAGAACCTCAATTGCAATATAAAGATTATTCAGAATGGCAAAATAACTTAGAAGAAAGTGGAGTAATAAAAAAACAAGAGGAATATTGGTTAAATAGATTAAGTGGAGAATTACCAGTACTCGATATTATAGCAGATTATGAAAGACCTAAAGTACAAAGCTATGAAGGAAATAGAATAAACTTTACTGTAAATAAAGAGCTTAAAGAAAAGTTAAATAACATAGCAAAAGAAACAGGGACAACATTATATATGGTACTTTTGGCGGCATATAATGTGATGCTGGCAAGATATAGTGGACAAGAAGATGTTATAGTAGGAACTGTTCAAGCAGGAAGATCACAAGCCGAACTTGCGGATACTGTAGGGATGTTTGTAAATACGGTAGCACTTAGAAATTATCCGGAGAGAAATAAAACTTTTAAAGAGTTCTTAAAAGAATTGAAAGATAATACTTTAAGAGATTTTGAAAATCTTGATTATCAATTTGATGATTTAGTTAATAAACTAGATTTCAAAAGAGATATAAGTAGAAATCCTCTATTTGATGTGATGTTTGTAATTGAAAATATGGACTTGGGTATTGAAGAAAATAGTATGAAGGCTAAGGTGGTTGAATCAGAGCTAACTATATCAAAATTCGATTTAATTTTAGCTGGAGCAGAGGCAGAAGAAGGTATAAATTTCAGTTTAGAATATTGCACTAAATTATTTAAAGAAGAAACAATAGAAAGGATGAAGGAACATTATATCAATATATTGACTTATGTAGCAGGCAAATTAGAGAACAGGATATGTGAAATTGATTTAATTAGTCCAGAGGAAAAAGATAAGTTATTAAATGCTTTTAATAGAACAAAAGCAGAGAATCCAAAGAATAAAACAATAGTAGATCTATTTGAAGAGCAGGTAGAAAAAACACCAGATAATATAGTAGTAGTATATAAAAATAAGAAATTAACGTATAAAGAGCTTAATGAGAAATCCAATGCTTTGGCAAGGATTTTAAGAGGAAAAGGTGTAGAAGCAGAAACAATAGTCGGAATAATGGTAGATAGATCCCTAGAGATGATAATTGGAATAATGGGAATATTAAAGGCTGGAGGAGCATATTTACCAATAGATCTTGAATATCCAGAAGACAGAATAAAGTACATGTTAGAAGATAGCGGCACAAGGATTCTTTTAACTCAAAATAAATTATTAGAAAGTATAAGTTACGGTGTGGAAGCTATAGACTTGGAAGATAATAAATTATATGAAGTGGAAAATAGTAATTTAGGTACTATAGGAAAATTAAATGATTTAGCATATGTTATATATACTTCTGGAACAACTGGAAAACCTAAAGGTGTAATGGTGGAACAAAAAGCTCTTGTGAATTTGTGCCTTTGGCATAATGAAAATTATGAAGTAACAGAAATAGACAGGGCAACAAAATATGCTGGTTTTGGTTTTGATGCATCGGTTTGGGAGATATTCCCTTATATTATAGCAGGAGCGGCTTTGCATATAATAGATAAGAGTATAATGCTTGATAAAGCTGCATTAAACAAATATTATGAGGATAATAAAATAACTATAAGCTTTTTACCTACACAAATGTGTGAGGAATTTATGAATTTAGAAAATAAATCTTTAAGAAAGTTGTTAACTGGAGCAGATAAATTAAAAGTCTATAAAGAGCAGACTTATGAATTAATAAATAACTATGGTCCAACAGAAAATGCAGTAGTTACAACAAGTTTTAAAGTAGACAAAAATTATAATAATATCCCAATAGGTAAGCCTATAAGAAATTCTAAAATATACATATTAGGGGTAAATAATAGTTTAATGCCAATAGGGACAGGTGGAGAATTATGTGTTTCAGGAGATGGACTTGCAAGGGGATATTTAAACAGAGAAGAACTCACAAAAGAGAAGTTTGTGGCTAATCCATTTGAACCAGGAACAAAGATGTATAGGACAGGAGACTTAGCAAGATGGCTTCCAGATGGAAATATAGAGTATCTAGGAAGAATAGATAATCAGGTAAAAATAAGAGGCTTTAGAATAGAAATAGGAGAAATAGAAAATCAGCTTTTAAAAATTAAAGATATAAAAGAAGCGTTAGTAGTAGCAAATAATGATGAAAATGGAGAGAAGTATCTTTGTGGGTATGTTACTTCGGAACAAAAAGTGGAGATAGCAGCAATAAAAGAAGAACTTTCAAAAGAAATACCATCATATATGGTACCTAGCTATATGCTACAAATAGAAAAACTGCCATTAACACCAAATGGAAAGATAGATAGAAAAGCTCTTCCACCGATAGATATAAGTGCGTATAAGAAAGAATATGTTGCACCTAGAAATGAGCTTGAAAAGACAATAGTAAAAATGTTTAAAGATGTACTTGGGATTAAAAAGATTGGTACTTATGATGAGTTCACATTACTTGGAGGAACTTCTATACTTGCAATAAGATTAGTTTATGAATTAAATAAAAAAGGAATTAGAATTGATTTAAAAACTATTTTCTCTTGCCAAAGTCCAAGTAAAATAGCAGAGTATATAAAAGCGCAAAACGATAAAATGGCAGAGGGTGAAAATAGAATTGTAGCTAAGCTAAGAACAAGTGATAGTAAGCTTAAAAGCAATTTAATAATGCTTCCGCCGGCAGGAGGAACCATTATGGGATATATGGATATGGCTAATAGTGCAAAAGGTATTGGTGACATATATGCCTTAGAAGATCCAAGATTATCAGGTAAAGAAGACAATTATTCTAACAATGATGAGAAACTTGTAAAAGAATATGTAAGTGCAGTCAAAAGTGTATTTAGACCAGGAATTGATTATATAGGAGGTCATTCTTTTGGTGGTAATTTAGCTTTCAAAATCACTTCAGAATTAGAGAAACAAGGAATATCACCTAAGGGATTAGTAATTATTGACTCTCTTCCAGAAAATAATCCAGATACTAATGCTTATTTTAAAATGAGTGATGAAAAATTAAAGGCAATGGTAGTTGTATCAGTGATGGAAGAACTTTTAGAAATAGAAGAAACAGAATTAGCAAAAATGAAGACTTTGACCTATGAAGAAGTAAAAGAATATCTTAGAGAAAAAGCTAAGGATGATATGATGCTAAATGCACTTTTAAATGAATCATTTTTAGATTTATATGTTAAAGTTCATACTGATAACATTAGAATGTACAATGAAGCTGAGTTAGTGGAAGGTGTATTAGCTATACCAATAATAGTTTTTAAAGCTAGTCAAAGTAAATCTAATTGGGAGAAGTATACTAATTGGACTAAGTACACTAATAAAAATTGTCAGATCATTGAGGTGCCAGGGAAGCATATTTCTATGCTAAGAAGTCCGAATGTGGAAACAATGATTAATCATTTAGAAAAAATTATTAGTAATATTGATTAA